One window of Candidatus Methylocalor cossyra genomic DNA carries:
- a CDS encoding putative quinol monooxygenase, whose product MITVVWDTWLKPGKEDEGLRLTRQVWSDMRRFDGYISHRILVDQETPGHIIAVANWRSRADADAVREHYRDSETIRQLTPLLARPRERWMTREDQG is encoded by the coding sequence ATGATCACGGTGGTTTGGGATACGTGGCTGAAACCGGGCAAGGAGGACGAGGGACTTCGTCTTACCCGCCAAGTGTGGTCGGACATGCGCCGTTTCGACGGCTACATTTCGCATCGAATTCTCGTCGATCAGGAAACGCCAGGACACATCATCGCAGTTGCTAATTGGCGTAGCCGCGCCGATGCGGATGCGGTCCGAGAGCACTACCGGGACTCCGAGACCATTCGCCAACTCACACCGCTCCTTGCGCGTCCCCGTGAGCGCTGGATGACGCGCGAAGACCAAGGGTGA
- a CDS encoding DUF58 domain-containing protein, with amino-acid sequence MAAPTLRDLLDPRRFLRAGQPVAGPIRLSHRRIFIVPNRRGLGLALLLLIQWLTSINYNSNLGFILTYLLAALLPLAALHSYRNLAGLQLQARRGAPVFVGDRATFELIVDNPTALPRYALWLRHQGDRPVRLDLPAHSSDRAVLTLETARRGWLQPGTITLSTEFPLGLFHAWSPLRFSERILVYPRPAPDPAPFPPAPGPGETPPSALGGEDFAGFRAYQAGDPVRQVHWKGVAKGYPPQVRRYAGELAEELLFRFEETPGADTELRLGRLCRWILDAEAAHRRYALALPGIQIPARNGAAHCRQCLEALALFRL; translated from the coding sequence ATGGCCGCACCCACCCTTCGGGACCTTCTCGACCCACGCCGCTTTCTCCGGGCCGGCCAACCGGTGGCGGGCCCGATCCGCCTTAGCCACCGGCGGATCTTCATCGTGCCCAACCGGCGCGGCCTCGGCCTGGCGCTGCTGCTGCTGATTCAGTGGCTGACCTCCATCAACTACAACAGCAACCTGGGGTTCATCCTCACCTACCTGCTGGCGGCCCTCCTGCCGCTGGCGGCGCTGCACAGCTACCGCAACCTGGCTGGACTCCAGCTCCAGGCGCGCCGCGGCGCCCCGGTGTTCGTGGGGGACCGGGCGACCTTCGAGCTGATCGTGGACAACCCCACAGCGTTGCCGCGCTACGCCCTCTGGCTCCGGCACCAGGGGGACAGGCCGGTGCGCCTCGACCTTCCCGCCCACAGCAGCGACCGCGCCGTGCTGACCCTGGAGACGGCGCGGCGCGGTTGGCTCCAGCCGGGCACGATCACACTGTCCACGGAGTTTCCCCTGGGCCTGTTCCATGCCTGGTCTCCGCTCCGGTTCTCCGAGCGGATTCTGGTGTATCCGCGGCCGGCGCCGGACCCCGCGCCCTTTCCCCCCGCGCCGGGACCGGGGGAAACCCCGCCCTCGGCCCTAGGCGGCGAGGATTTCGCCGGCTTCCGCGCCTATCAGGCCGGGGACCCGGTGCGGCAGGTCCACTGGAAGGGCGTGGCCAAGGGCTATCCCCCCCAGGTCCGGCGCTATGCCGGAGAGCTCGCGGAGGAGCTCCTGTTCCGGTTCGAGGAAACCCCCGGCGCCGACACCGAGCTCCGCCTCGGCCGGCTATGCCGCTGGATACTGGATGCGGAAGCGGCCCATAGGCGTTACGCCCTGGCCCTGCCCGGAATCCAGATTCCCGCCCGGAACGGCGCCGCGCACTGCCGGCAGTGCCTGGAAGCTCTGGCTTTGTTCCGCCTGTGA
- a CDS encoding AAA family ATPase, whose product MRASLQALLETANAVILGKSRQIRLAVCCLLARGHLLIEDVPGLGKTTLARTLAHLLGLDYQRIQFTSDLLPADILGASIFDGKTHTFRFLPGPIFHQMILADEINRSTPKAQSALLEAMEERQVTVEGETRPLPEPFFVIATQNPAHQLGTFPLPESQLDRFLMRLTLGYPDSRSERALYQGEDRHRLVERLPVCLPPEQLRQLQAEAARVHVSDALLDYVQALVRFTRESGHWELGLSPRAGLALLRAARAFAFTDNRDLVLPEDVQAVLGPVCGHRLRPTDSALAGEAVVAPLLDQVAVP is encoded by the coding sequence ATGCGCGCTTCCTTGCAGGCCCTTTTGGAAACTGCCAATGCGGTGATTCTCGGCAAATCCCGGCAAATCCGTCTGGCCGTGTGCTGCCTCCTGGCCCGCGGCCATCTCTTGATCGAGGACGTGCCCGGCCTGGGCAAAACCACCCTGGCCCGCACCCTGGCCCATTTGTTGGGGCTCGACTACCAGCGGATCCAGTTCACCAGCGACCTTTTGCCCGCGGACATCCTGGGCGCTTCGATCTTCGACGGGAAAACCCATACCTTCCGGTTTCTGCCGGGGCCGATCTTCCACCAGATGATCCTGGCCGACGAGATTAACCGTTCCACGCCCAAGGCCCAGAGCGCCCTGTTGGAAGCCATGGAGGAACGCCAGGTGACCGTGGAAGGGGAAACCCGCCCCCTGCCGGAACCCTTCTTCGTCATCGCCACCCAGAACCCGGCCCATCAGCTCGGCACCTTTCCCCTGCCGGAGTCGCAACTGGACCGTTTTCTGATGCGCCTGACCCTGGGCTATCCGGACAGCCGCTCCGAGCGCGCCCTGTACCAGGGCGAGGACCGCCATCGCCTGGTGGAACGGCTGCCGGTGTGCCTGCCGCCTGAGCAATTGCGCCAGCTCCAGGCCGAGGCCGCCCGGGTGCACGTGTCCGACGCCTTGCTGGACTACGTGCAGGCGTTGGTGCGTTTCACCCGCGAGTCGGGCCATTGGGAGCTCGGCCTGTCGCCCCGCGCCGGCCTGGCCTTGCTGAGGGCCGCCCGCGCCTTTGCCTTCACCGACAACCGCGACCTGGTGCTGCCGGAGGATGTGCAGGCGGTGTTGGGCCCGGTGTGCGGGCATCGGTTGCGGCCGACCGACAGCGCCCTCGCCGGCGAGGCAGTGGTGGCGCCGCTGTTGGACCAGGTGGCCGTACCCTAG
- a CDS encoding BPSL1445 family SYLF domain-containing lipoprotein, whose translation MPKAHLFPMALRPLAFLGLLFALFGFGCTGAPSRDEARVLDAKADAAVARLRADLRGADELLRSAAGVLVFPDVVEGAFWGGAQYGEGVLRIRGRSADYYQIIAASFGLQFGAQKKDILLLFMNNQALEDFRNSAGWRVGVDGTVTLVTVGAEGSVSTDTYNRPILAFVLDQRGLMAGVSLEGSKITRLETEGRE comes from the coding sequence ATGCCCAAGGCACATTTGTTTCCCATGGCCCTTCGGCCGTTAGCCTTCCTGGGGCTGCTTTTCGCCCTGTTCGGATTCGGCTGTACCGGCGCCCCCAGCCGGGACGAGGCGCGGGTCCTCGACGCCAAGGCGGATGCCGCCGTGGCCCGGTTGCGGGCCGACCTGCGTGGGGCGGATGAGCTGCTGCGCTCGGCGGCGGGGGTGCTGGTGTTCCCGGACGTGGTGGAAGGGGCTTTCTGGGGCGGCGCCCAGTACGGGGAAGGGGTGCTGCGCATCCGCGGGCGGAGTGCCGATTATTATCAAATCATCGCCGCCTCCTTCGGCTTGCAGTTCGGGGCGCAGAAAAAGGACATCCTCCTGTTATTCATGAACAATCAAGCCCTCGAGGACTTTCGCAACAGCGCCGGGTGGCGGGTCGGCGTAGACGGTACCGTGACCTTGGTCACCGTGGGCGCGGAAGGCTCCGTGTCCACCGATACCTACAATCGGCCAATCCTGGCCTTCGTGCTCGACCAGCGGGGGTTGATGGCCGGCGTGTCCCTGGAGGGCTCGAAGATCACCCGGCTGGAGACGGAGGGCCGGGAGTAA
- a CDS encoding DUF6513 domain-containing protein produces the protein MPEHILFLTGKLAERQLRRILEELQPEFRYTVHQLGLTVAALMTADMIRRRLKDTFGADRVLVPGRCRGDLEALSAELGIPVERGPAELHDLPEFFGKAGQKPDLSRYELRIFAEIVDAPQLDLDGILRRARDYRKDGADVIDLGCLPETPFPHLEEAVRALKAEGFAVSVDSLEQDDLLRGGRAGADYLLSLSEDSLWIADQVAATPILIPARHGDLASLDRAIAALRARGRDFIVDPILDPIHFGFTESILRYHEVRRRHPDLEILMGVGNLTELTHADTAGINAILLGICSELGIRQILTTQVSPHARRAVREADLARRILYAARTLNRVPKHIDDGLMALHERAPFPLSRAEIDELSREVKDPSYRILISPEGVHIFNRDGFHTATDPFELFPKLGVEKDGGHAFYLGVELARAQIAWQLGKRYSQDEPLGWGCQVEIAEPAADPHAYKPAGSTLQKAPHPGTPEGDTRADQRP, from the coding sequence ATGCCCGAACACATCCTCTTTCTCACCGGTAAGCTGGCGGAACGGCAGCTGCGCCGCATCCTCGAGGAGCTGCAGCCGGAGTTTCGCTACACCGTGCACCAGCTCGGGTTGACGGTGGCGGCACTGATGACCGCGGACATGATTCGGCGACGCCTTAAGGACACCTTCGGCGCCGACCGGGTGCTGGTGCCGGGCCGCTGCCGAGGCGACCTGGAAGCCCTGTCGGCGGAACTGGGCATCCCGGTGGAACGGGGACCGGCGGAGCTGCACGATCTGCCCGAGTTCTTCGGCAAGGCCGGCCAAAAGCCCGACCTGAGCCGCTATGAGCTGCGCATCTTCGCGGAGATCGTCGACGCCCCGCAGCTGGATCTCGACGGCATCCTGCGGCGAGCCCGGGACTACCGGAAGGACGGGGCTGACGTGATCGACCTGGGCTGTCTGCCGGAGACCCCGTTCCCGCACCTGGAGGAGGCGGTGCGGGCACTGAAGGCGGAGGGCTTTGCGGTCAGCGTCGACTCCCTGGAGCAGGACGACCTGCTGCGGGGCGGTCGGGCCGGGGCCGACTACCTGCTGAGCCTCAGCGAGGATTCCCTGTGGATCGCCGACCAGGTGGCCGCCACCCCGATCCTGATCCCCGCCCGCCACGGCGACCTGGCTTCCCTGGACCGGGCCATCGCCGCCCTAAGGGCCCGAGGGCGGGACTTCATCGTCGACCCAATCCTGGACCCCATTCATTTCGGCTTCACCGAATCGATCCTGCGCTACCATGAGGTCCGCCGCCGCCACCCGGACCTGGAGATCCTGATGGGGGTCGGTAACCTCACCGAGCTGACCCATGCCGACACCGCCGGGATCAACGCCATCCTCCTGGGCATCTGCTCGGAACTGGGCATCCGCCAGATCCTCACCACCCAGGTGAGCCCCCACGCCCGCCGGGCGGTACGGGAGGCGGACCTGGCCCGCCGCATCCTGTACGCGGCCCGCACCCTTAACCGAGTACCCAAACACATCGACGACGGCCTCATGGCCCTGCACGAGCGCGCCCCGTTTCCCCTGAGCCGGGCGGAGATCGACGAGCTAAGCCGGGAGGTCAAGGACCCCAGCTACCGCATCCTCATCAGCCCAGAAGGGGTGCACATCTTCAATCGCGACGGCTTTCACACCGCCACCGACCCCTTCGAGCTGTTCCCGAAGCTGGGTGTGGAGAAGGACGGCGGCCACGCCTTCTACTTGGGCGTCGAGCTGGCGCGGGCGCAGATCGCCTGGCAGCTGGGCAAGCGCTACAGCCAGGACGAGCCCTTAGGGTGGGGCTGCCAGGTGGAAATAGCGGAACCGGCGGCCGATCCCCATGCCTACAAGCCGGCCGGATCCACCCTGCAGAAGGCCCCCCATCCCGGCACCCCCGAGGGCGACACCCGGGCCGACCAGCGCCCATGA
- a CDS encoding DUF447 domain-containing protein, whose amino-acid sequence MIRETIVTSLSPEGTPHIAPMGVHVLPGELLIMPFRPSTTLDNLLSSGYAVVNYCDDVRVFAGCLTGRRHWPLVEAERIPGKRLADTLAHAELALTRVEPDPLRPRLHCRVVHQAQHAPFRGFNRGQFAVLEAAILVSRLDRLPWDKVERELAYLRIGLDKTAGPAEREAWDWLMERVEAFRRERPEDPP is encoded by the coding sequence ATGATCCGGGAAACCATCGTCACCAGCCTGTCGCCGGAAGGCACCCCGCACATCGCCCCCATGGGCGTGCACGTCCTCCCCGGCGAACTGCTGATCATGCCCTTCCGCCCCTCCACGACCCTGGACAACCTCCTGTCCAGCGGGTATGCGGTGGTGAATTACTGTGACGACGTCCGGGTGTTCGCCGGCTGTCTCACCGGGCGCCGCCACTGGCCGTTGGTGGAGGCGGAGCGGATCCCAGGTAAGCGGCTAGCCGATACCCTGGCCCACGCCGAGCTCGCGCTGACCCGGGTCGAACCCGACCCCCTGCGGCCGCGCCTCCACTGCCGCGTGGTCCATCAGGCCCAGCACGCGCCGTTTCGGGGTTTCAACCGCGGGCAGTTCGCGGTGCTGGAGGCGGCCATCCTCGTGAGTCGGCTGGACCGGCTGCCGTGGGACAAGGTGGAGCGCGAACTGGCGTATCTCCGCATCGGCCTGGACAAGACCGCCGGCCCGGCCGAGCGGGAAGCCTGGGACTGGCTGATGGAGCGAGTCGAGGCATTCCGGCGCGAGCGGCCGGAGGATCCGCCATGA
- a CDS encoding SPFH domain-containing protein yields MIRFSKYTATLTPGLNVIVPIIDQVGARINRMEQVLDVPSQEVITKGNATVRVDGVVLKVKKLG; encoded by the coding sequence GTGATACGGTTCAGCAAATACACCGCCACCTTGACTCCGGGCCTCAATGTGATCGTCCCGATCATCGACCAGGTGGGGGCCCGGATCAACAGGATGGAGCAGGTGTTGGACGTACCCTCCCAGGAAGTCATCACCAAGGGCAATGCCACGGTGCGGGTGGACGGGGTGGTATTGAAAGTGAAAAAGCTGGGCTGA
- a CDS encoding flavin reductase family protein, whose translation MSLAMAELFRRLSCGVYVVGVAAGGQRNAFTAAWVMPVSFRPLLLALSINPNHSSYALLQEGRAFSVNVLRADQRELAAWFGGPQQRDKLAAVPWHSGPTGAPLLEDVVARFECLLERECPAGDHVLAIGRVVDGALLQADAVPLAYRDVGNLDGAEALFPDRFS comes from the coding sequence ATGAGCCTGGCGATGGCGGAATTGTTCAGGCGCCTCAGCTGCGGCGTCTACGTGGTGGGCGTGGCAGCTGGCGGGCAGCGCAACGCCTTCACCGCCGCCTGGGTGATGCCGGTCTCCTTCCGGCCCTTGCTGCTGGCGCTGAGCATCAACCCGAACCATTCCTCCTACGCCCTGCTACAGGAGGGCCGGGCCTTTTCGGTCAACGTGTTGCGGGCCGACCAGCGGGAGCTGGCGGCCTGGTTCGGCGGGCCGCAGCAGCGGGACAAGTTGGCCGCCGTCCCCTGGCACAGCGGCCCGACCGGAGCACCGCTGTTGGAGGACGTCGTGGCCCGCTTCGAGTGCCTGCTGGAACGGGAATGCCCGGCGGGGGACCACGTGCTGGCCATCGGCCGGGTAGTGGACGGGGCCTTGCTGCAAGCGGATGCGGTGCCTTTGGCCTACCGGGACGTGGGCAACCTGGACGGGGCCGAGGCCCTGTTTCCGGACCGCTTCTCCTGA
- a CDS encoding quinone-dependent dihydroorotate dehydrogenase, translating to MGYEAFRPLLFRLDPERAHRWTLAGLEALSRLGPCNPLRRSPCGREVTVMGLGFPNPVGLAAGLDKNGDYIAGLAALGFGFLELGTVTPRPQAGNPPPRLFRLPEAEALINRMGFNNKGVDHLVERIAARRYPGVVGVNIGKQRETPVEEALADYLACLRKVFPHADYVAVNVSSPNTPELRRLQSGHHLESLLGGLTAERALLEQRHGRHLPLAVKIAPELEPAALEAIADALIRHRIDAVIATNTSTSRDGVKDLPHASEAGGLSGRPLFASSTEVVRRLARLLGGRVPIIACGGIFSVEDARRKLDAGASLIQLYTGLIYRGPGLVRALVRGLAA from the coding sequence ATGGGGTATGAAGCGTTCCGCCCCCTGCTGTTTCGCCTCGACCCGGAGCGCGCCCACCGCTGGACCCTCGCCGGGCTCGAGGCCCTGAGCCGGCTCGGGCCTTGCAATCCGCTGCGGCGCTCCCCGTGCGGGCGGGAGGTGACGGTGATGGGCCTTGGCTTTCCCAACCCGGTGGGCCTGGCGGCCGGCCTCGACAAGAACGGCGACTACATCGCCGGGCTGGCGGCGCTGGGCTTTGGCTTCCTGGAACTGGGCACGGTCACGCCCCGCCCCCAGGCGGGCAATCCACCGCCGCGCCTGTTCCGCCTGCCGGAGGCGGAAGCGCTCATCAACCGCATGGGCTTTAACAACAAAGGCGTGGACCACCTGGTCGAACGCATCGCCGCGCGCCGCTACCCTGGTGTCGTGGGCGTCAATATCGGCAAGCAACGGGAGACTCCGGTGGAGGAGGCGCTAGCCGATTACCTCGCCTGCCTGCGCAAGGTCTTTCCCCATGCCGACTATGTGGCGGTGAACGTGTCCTCCCCCAACACCCCGGAGTTGCGCCGCCTGCAAAGCGGCCATCACCTGGAAAGCTTGCTGGGCGGCCTGACGGCGGAGCGGGCGCTGCTCGAGCAGCGTCACGGCCGGCACCTGCCGCTCGCGGTGAAGATCGCCCCGGAGCTGGAGCCCGCGGCCCTGGAAGCCATCGCCGATGCCCTGATTCGGCACCGCATCGACGCGGTGATCGCCACCAACACCAGCACTTCCCGGGATGGGGTAAAGGATCTGCCCCACGCTTCGGAAGCCGGCGGACTGAGCGGACGGCCCCTGTTCGCAAGCTCCACCGAAGTGGTCCGGCGGCTCGCGCGGTTGCTCGGGGGGCGCGTGCCGATCATTGCCTGCGGCGGCATCTTCAGCGTCGAGGACGCGCGCCGCAAGCTGGACGCCGGGGCGAGCCTGATCCAGCTGTATACCGGGTTGATCTACCGGGGGCCGGGATTGGTCCGGGCGCTGGTGCGCGGATTGGCGGCCTGA
- a CDS encoding transglutaminase TgpA family protein, with protein sequence MSSPPQELPGGAVQRLLLFSVVFVALPHALHLHFSIFLLFALLAAWRWAADRHPPLRPGRVALLLLTLGGAGLVYVQYHRFYGRDGGAALFLVGLGLKLMEMRTRRELYLVVYLAFFVALTQYLFSQTLPMAGYTLVAVGLVVAVLIGANGGARLPVLDWFRHAALLLGQAIPVMAVLFLFFPRLAGPLWKLPDDEPSASTGLSEVIEPGSFSRLGKSSEPAFRVEFEGPPPPSALRYWRGPVFWDTDGRRWTLGPETPLPSAPKVEVSGPAYRYVITLEPHRRRWVFALDLATEFPAQLAMSPDLLLLSKEKLTERQRFALVSRPHFRTGPLDGAERQRGLRLPEPPPPRILALVDSWRPAAPDPGAMVERALRYFREEPFVYTLAPPLLEERPVERFLFETRQGFCEHFATAFVYLMRVAGIPARVVTGYQGGQWNPVGQFLEVRQADAHAWAEVWLPGRGWTRVDPTAAVAPERIQQGIDPGQATAGAVQFNPAGDAMGQGRGFPAWLRQTRLFWASLDHAWNRWVLSYDPARQRRFFETLGMVDWRGLALWSAGFLALSGIAVALLLRRPWRRDRPDPALALYGLFLNKLARRGIVKGIGEGPVAFSQRAARELPRAALDIARITADYVAIRYGRGADPARCQRLRRRVRAFRP encoded by the coding sequence ATGTCGAGTCCACCCCAGGAGCTCCCGGGCGGCGCCGTGCAAAGGCTGCTGCTGTTCAGCGTGGTGTTCGTGGCCTTGCCCCATGCCTTGCACCTGCACTTCAGCATCTTCCTGTTGTTCGCCCTGCTCGCGGCCTGGCGCTGGGCTGCCGACCGCCATCCCCCGTTGCGCCCGGGCCGCGTTGCCCTGCTGCTGCTGACCCTCGGCGGGGCCGGGCTGGTGTACGTTCAGTATCACCGCTTCTACGGCCGGGACGGCGGGGCGGCCCTGTTCCTGGTGGGGCTCGGCTTGAAGCTGATGGAGATGCGCACCCGCCGGGAACTGTACCTGGTGGTCTATCTGGCCTTTTTCGTGGCCCTGACCCAGTACCTCTTTTCCCAAACCCTGCCCATGGCCGGTTATACCCTGGTGGCGGTGGGCCTAGTGGTGGCGGTGCTGATCGGGGCCAACGGCGGCGCCCGACTACCGGTCCTGGACTGGTTCCGCCATGCGGCTCTACTGTTGGGGCAGGCGATCCCGGTCATGGCGGTGCTGTTCCTGTTCTTCCCCCGCCTTGCGGGGCCCCTGTGGAAGCTTCCCGATGACGAACCCTCTGCCAGCACCGGCCTCAGCGAAGTCATCGAGCCGGGCAGCTTCAGCCGCCTCGGGAAATCCTCCGAGCCGGCCTTTCGGGTCGAATTCGAAGGTCCCCCGCCGCCGTCCGCGCTACGCTACTGGCGTGGCCCGGTGTTCTGGGACACCGACGGCCGGCGCTGGACCCTGGGACCGGAAACCCCGCTGCCCTCGGCGCCGAAGGTCGAGGTCTCGGGCCCGGCCTACCGCTACGTCATCACCCTGGAACCGCATCGGCGGCGCTGGGTGTTCGCCCTCGACCTGGCCACGGAGTTTCCCGCCCAGCTGGCCATGAGCCCCGACCTGCTCCTGCTGAGCAAGGAAAAGCTGACCGAACGGCAGCGCTTCGCCCTGGTGTCCCGGCCGCACTTCCGCACCGGACCTTTGGACGGGGCGGAGCGGCAACGGGGCCTGCGCTTACCCGAGCCGCCGCCGCCCCGCATCCTGGCCCTGGTGGACAGCTGGCGCCCCGCTGCCCCCGATCCCGGGGCCATGGTGGAACGGGCCTTGCGGTATTTCCGCGAGGAGCCCTTCGTATACACCCTCGCCCCGCCGCTCCTCGAAGAGCGCCCGGTGGAGCGGTTCCTATTCGAGACCCGCCAGGGTTTTTGCGAGCATTTCGCCACCGCCTTCGTGTACCTGATGCGGGTGGCGGGGATTCCGGCGCGGGTGGTCACCGGCTACCAAGGCGGGCAATGGAATCCCGTGGGCCAGTTCTTGGAAGTCCGTCAGGCCGATGCCCATGCCTGGGCCGAGGTTTGGTTGCCGGGGCGTGGCTGGACCCGGGTCGATCCCACCGCGGCGGTGGCCCCGGAACGGATCCAGCAGGGCATCGATCCGGGACAAGCCACCGCCGGGGCGGTGCAGTTCAATCCCGCCGGGGATGCCATGGGCCAGGGGCGCGGCTTCCCCGCTTGGCTACGCCAGACCCGGTTGTTCTGGGCCAGCCTCGACCATGCCTGGAATCGCTGGGTGTTGAGCTACGACCCGGCAAGGCAACGGCGGTTCTTCGAGACCCTGGGCATGGTCGACTGGCGTGGCCTGGCGCTGTGGTCGGCGGGCTTTCTGGCCTTATCCGGCATCGCGGTGGCCCTGTTGCTCCGCCGGCCCTGGCGCCGGGATCGGCCGGACCCCGCGCTGGCACTCTACGGGCTGTTCCTGAACAAGCTGGCGCGGCGGGGGATCGTCAAGGGAATCGGCGAGGGACCGGTGGCCTTCAGCCAGCGGGCTGCCCGGGAACTGCCCCGGGCGGCGCTGGACATCGCCCGGATCACCGCCGACTATGTGGCCATCCGCTACGGCCGCGGCGCCGACCCGGCCCGCTGCCAACGCTTGCGGCGGCGGGTGCGGGCCTTTCGGCCGTGA
- the pmbA gene encoding metalloprotease PmbA has protein sequence MTLSSADQAQLQRLQTLVAECLEEAARQGASGAEAGLSVEAGLSVTARLGEVETIEHHRSQGLGVTVYLGQRKGSASTTDFSPKALRETVAAACRIARYAAEDPYAGLPDPETLATEFPDLDIYYPWEPDTETAIALAIACENAARGHDRAITNSEGANLNAFQGFRVMGNSLGFLHGFASSRHSLSCSVIGERDGEMQRDDWWTVARDPADLELPEVVGRKAAERALRRLGARTLSTRQCPVVFAAEVASTLLGHFIGAIRGGNLYRKSSFLLDHLGKRVFPGFVQIHEQPHLKKGLGSVPYDAEGVRTGPHPLVRDGILESYVLSTYSARKLGMRTTGNAGGVHNLIIEPGTLDLAGLLRQMDTGLLVTELMGQGVNLVTGDYSRGAAGFWVERGTIQYPVEEITIAGNLKEMFQSILAVGNDVDLRGNTRTGSILIEQMTVAGN, from the coding sequence ATGACCTTATCTTCAGCCGATCAGGCCCAGCTCCAACGACTCCAAACCCTGGTGGCCGAGTGTCTCGAAGAAGCCGCCCGGCAGGGCGCTAGCGGGGCGGAAGCCGGGCTGAGCGTCGAAGCCGGGCTGTCCGTCACCGCCCGCCTGGGCGAGGTGGAGACCATCGAACACCACCGCAGCCAAGGGCTCGGTGTGACCGTCTACCTCGGCCAGCGCAAGGGTTCGGCCAGCACCACCGATTTCAGTCCCAAGGCCCTAAGGGAAACGGTGGCGGCGGCCTGCCGGATCGCCCGTTACGCTGCCGAGGATCCCTACGCCGGTCTGCCCGACCCGGAGACCTTGGCCACCGAGTTCCCGGACCTGGATATCTACTATCCCTGGGAGCCGGATACCGAGACCGCCATCGCCCTCGCCATCGCCTGCGAGAACGCGGCCCGGGGACACGATCGCGCGATTACCAACTCGGAAGGCGCCAACCTGAATGCCTTCCAAGGCTTTCGGGTCATGGGCAATTCCCTGGGCTTTCTGCACGGCTTCGCCTCCAGCCGCCACAGCCTGAGCTGCTCGGTGATCGGCGAGCGGGACGGGGAAATGCAGCGCGACGACTGGTGGACCGTGGCGCGCGACCCCGCCGACCTGGAACTCCCCGAGGTGGTGGGCCGCAAGGCGGCGGAGCGCGCCCTTCGCCGCCTGGGCGCGCGCACCCTGAGCACCCGCCAATGCCCGGTGGTTTTCGCCGCCGAGGTCGCCAGCACTCTGCTCGGCCATTTCATCGGCGCGATCCGAGGCGGCAACCTGTACCGCAAGTCGTCCTTCCTCCTGGACCATCTAGGTAAGCGGGTCTTCCCCGGGTTTGTCCAGATCCACGAGCAGCCGCACCTCAAAAAGGGCCTGGGCAGCGTCCCCTATGATGCCGAAGGGGTGCGCACCGGCCCACACCCGCTGGTGCGGGATGGGATCTTGGAGTCGTACGTGCTCAGCACCTATTCGGCCCGCAAGCTGGGGATGAGGACCACCGGCAACGCCGGCGGCGTCCACAACTTGATCATCGAACCGGGGACGTTGGACCTGGCTGGCCTGTTGCGGCAGATGGATACGGGGCTGCTGGTGACCGAGCTGATGGGCCAGGGTGTGAACCTGGTCACCGGCGACTATTCCCGCGGGGCCGCGGGGTTCTGGGTGGAACGGGGGACGATCCAGTATCCGGTGGAGGAAATCACCATCGCCGGCAATCTGAAGGAGATGTTCCAGTCGATCCTGGCGGTGGGGAACGACGTGGACCTCCGGGGCAACACCCGGACCGGATCGATCCTGATCGAGCAGATGACCGTGGCGGGGAACTGA
- a CDS encoding (5-formylfuran-3-yl)methyl phosphate synthase, protein MTGMLASVANLAEARLVAAAGVDIIDLKDPARGVLGALALPTVADLVAALGGRHRLSATLGDLAMDPARVIPAARAMAATGVAYVKIGFFPGGDWPGVIAGLAPLAAEGARLVAVLFGDRAPELGWIPPLAAAGFVGAMLDTADKGAGSLPQVCPGEFLSAFVAAVRRQGLLSGLAGSLRSEDLDPLLALDPDYLGFRGALCGGNRTGAIQPEAVRALVARIKGEGQAPARVAR, encoded by the coding sequence ATGACCGGCATGCTCGCCAGCGTCGCGAACCTCGCCGAGGCCCGCCTGGTGGCCGCGGCCGGGGTCGACATCATCGACCTTAAGGACCCGGCCCGGGGCGTCCTCGGCGCCTTGGCGCTGCCCACGGTGGCTGATCTGGTCGCCGCCCTGGGCGGCCGCCACCGGCTGAGCGCCACCCTCGGCGACCTGGCCATGGACCCCGCCCGGGTGATCCCGGCGGCGCGGGCCATGGCGGCGACGGGGGTGGCGTATGTCAAGATCGGCTTCTTCCCGGGCGGGGACTGGCCGGGGGTAATCGCGGGCCTAGCGCCCTTGGCCGCCGAAGGCGCGCGGCTGGTGGCGGTGTTATTCGGCGACCGGGCGCCGGAGCTGGGCTGGATCCCTCCCCTGGCCGCGGCCGGTTTCGTCGGGGCGATGCTGGACACGGCCGACAAGGGCGCGGGATCCCTACCCCAGGTGTGCCCGGGGGAGTTCTTGTCGGCCTTCGTGGCGGCGGTCCGCCGCCAGGGGCTCCTGAGCGGCCTGGCGGGATCGCTGCGGTCCGAGGATCTTGATCCCTTGCTGGCCCTGGACCCCGATTACCTGGGATTTCGCGGCGCCCTGTGCGGCGGGAACCGCACCGGCGCGATCCAGCCCGAAGCGGTACGGGCCTTGGTGGCGCGGATCAAAGGCGAAGGCCAAGCGCCCGCCCGGGTGGCGCGATAA